The sequence CGCTGCAGCAACGCCGTCGCGGTAGCGGGTCTGCTGGTCGAGCATCTGCTGGACCCGCTCGGCGAAGGCGGCGGCAGGGACAGCCTGCTGGTCGAGCGCCCAGATGGTCTCGCGGAGCTGGGTCATCGTGCGGCGGGCGTCGCCGTCGAGCGTGCCGAGGTGGTCCCGCGCCGCGTCCGGCTGCCCGGCGTCGGTGGCGAGGTGGACGAGTTCGATCCCCGAGATCATGGTCGCAAGCTGGGCACCGACGTGGTCGTGGAGGTCGCGGGAGATGCGCTCGCGCTCGGCCTGGACGCGGCGGGCGGCTTCGAGGGCGCGCATCCGCTCGCGGAGCCGGCGCTGCGCCAGGTGACGCACGCCGCCGACGAGCGCCCCGAGCGCGAGGAGCCCGGCCCCGAGGCGGAACCACCACGTCTGCCAGAACGGAGGCACGATCTCGAACGCGAACCGGGCCTCGTGTGGGCTCCACACCCCGTCGCTGTTGGTGCCGCTGACGCGGAGCACGTACCGGCCTGGGCGTAGCCCGGCGTAGGCCGCGTAGCGCCGCGTCCCGGCCTCGACCCAGCCAGCGTCGAGGCCGTCGAGGCGGTAGGCGTAGCGCGCCGCCTGGGGCGCGTCGAAGTCGAGCGCGGCGAACTCGAAGGCGAGGAAGTTGCGGCGGTGGCCGAGGCGGAGCTGAGGGCCGCCGCGCGCGGCGTCGTAGAACGGAACGGACTGCTCCATCACGCGCACATCGGTGAGGACGACGGGCGGTGCGTAGGTCCGCCGCTGCACCGCGGCGGGGTCGAAGAGCGTCAGGCCGCGGGGACCGCCGAAGGCGAGCGCGCCCGAGCGCAGCCGCGCCAGCGCGTGCCCGTTGAACTCGTCGCCGGGCAGCCCGTCGAGCGAGGAGAACACCTCGACCGCACCGTCGGCCAGCGGCGCGTCGGCGGCGGGCGGGCGGAAACGGACGAGGCCCCGGTTGGTGCTCATCCAGAGCGCGCCGTCGCCGGCTTCGAGGACGCCGTAGACCACGTTGCTCCGCAGTCCGTCCGCCGTCGTGAGTGCGTCGAAGGTGGCCGTCGCCGGGTCGAAGCGGTTGAGGCCGCCTCCGTAGGTGCTCACCCAGAACGCCCCGTCGCTCGTCTCGGTGACGCCGACCACGCTGTCGTGGCTGAGCGCGGCGGGGTCGGCGTCGGCGTGGCGGAACGTCGTCGAGGCCCCGGTGGCGAGGTCGATCACGTCCACGCCGCCGCCCCACGGGCTGGCCCACAGCCGCCCAGCGCGGTCGAGGTAGACGGCGTAGGTGTTGCGGTTGCTGAGCTCGAGGCCGGGCCGCTCGTCGAGCAGGCACCGGAAGCGGTCGGCGGCGGGGTCGAGGCGGCAGGGCCCGGTCTCGTAGCTGGCCACCCACAGGCTCCCGTCGTGCGCCCGGTGGAAGTCGATGACCCGTCCGAGCGGGGCGCTGCCGCCGCCCGGCAGGGCGCGGGGCACGGGTACGTAGCGCCGGGTCTCGGGGTCGAGGCGTCCCGCGCCCGCCGTGGAGCCGATCCACACGCGCCCGTCGCTGCCCATCGCCACGGCACGCGCCGCGTCGGTCGGGAGGCCGGAGGTGACCGCTGTGAAGCGCTCGAAGCGGCCGGTGGCCGGGTCGTAGCGCGCCACGCCACTCCCGAACGAGCCGAGCCACACCCGGCCCTCGGCGTCGTC comes from Bacteroidota bacterium and encodes:
- a CDS encoding two-component regulator propeller domain-containing protein yields the protein MRRPACSIAATCCLVVATLVLDSAWAQPIPLVFDALSVEEGLSQVTVTSVAQDAEGFVWIGTDDGANRFDGYTFEVFRHAAGDSASLPHSSVEDLHVDGEGTLWLATFGGGLARFDPSTQGFRSYLPDVAPDAQRIVAIHEAADGTFWLGTNGGLLRFDPATEGFRWMLSDTYPSVAKVTSSPDGMLWLGTQRGLVRLDPATGTTRRFRVTADSSVSAVHVAADGAVWAGTADGLARLDPAAETVTTFGGWTGRVMDLLPDGSGRLWLAVAGSGLVRFDPATGEAQPVARQPDAPSGFPTVRARTLFADASGLLWVGTYNAGVAKQRDTPFTPLVHRPAAPADRVPPPAVGALADDAEGRVWLGSFGSGVARYDPATGRFERFTAVTSGLPTDAARAVAMGSDGRVWIGSTAGAGRLDPETRRYVPVPRALPGGGSAPLGRVIDFHRAHDGSLWVASYETGPCRLDPAADRFRCLLDERPGLELSNRNTYAVYLDRAGRLWASPWGGGVDVIDLATGASTTFRHADADPAALSHDSVVGVTETSDGAFWVSTYGGGLNRFDPATATFDALTTADGLRSNVVYGVLEAGDGALWMSTNRGLVRFRPPAADAPLADGAVEVFSSLDGLPGDEFNGHALARLRSGALAFGGPRGLTLFDPAAVQRRTYAPPVVLTDVRVMEQSVPFYDAARGGPQLRLGHRRNFLAFEFAALDFDAPQAARYAYRLDGLDAGWVEAGTRRYAAYAGLRPGRYVLRVSGTNSDGVWSPHEARFAFEIVPPFWQTWWFRLGAGLLALGALVGGVRHLAQRRLRERMRALEAARRVQAERERISRDLHDHVGAQLATMISGIELVHLATDAGQPDAARDHLGTLDGDARRTMTQLRETIWALDQQAVPAAAFAERVQQMLDQQTRYRDGVAAACDASDAEGTVLSPAQALHLFRIAQEAVTNALKHADPRTLRVDLRRDGDCLALCVTNDGSEAGTTAPNVGGDGAPSGYGLRNMRRRAEDLGGDFRFAAEAGQAEVQVRVPVYAAEAAG